One Terriglobales bacterium genomic region harbors:
- a CDS encoding sigma-70 family RNA polymerase sigma factor: MDDNQAVASLVRRCVAGDAVAWEEIVERFNRRIFNICYRFTGSQDDAQDLAQEVFIKIYRTLNSYDTDKGSFMTWVATLTRNLLVDHFRKSKQDRITDSMDEPATVEEDSLRVADRLEDSGPTPDVRLQTRETQEMVQKALQKLSPELREAVIFRDLQDMDYREIALALKVPEGTVKSRINRGRTELARLLSRTYRQVT, from the coding sequence TTGGACGACAATCAAGCGGTGGCTTCCCTTGTCCGTCGCTGCGTAGCCGGCGACGCCGTGGCATGGGAAGAGATTGTCGAGCGCTTCAATCGCCGCATCTTCAACATCTGCTACAGATTTACCGGTTCGCAGGATGACGCCCAGGACCTCGCCCAGGAGGTCTTCATCAAGATCTACCGCACCCTGAATTCCTACGACACCGACAAAGGCTCCTTCATGACCTGGGTCGCCACCCTGACCCGCAATCTGCTGGTGGACCATTTCCGCAAAAGCAAGCAGGACCGGATTACCGACTCAATGGACGAGCCGGCGACGGTGGAGGAAGACTCCCTCAGAGTGGCCGACCGGCTGGAGGATTCCGGCCCTACACCGGATGTCAGGCTGCAGACCCGTGAAACCCAGGAAATGGTGCAAAAAGCCCTCCAGAAGCTATCTCCGGAGCTGCGGGAGGCGGTCATTTTTCGCGACCTGCAGGACATGGACTACCGGGAAATCGCCCTCGCCCTGAAGGTCCCCGAGGGCACGGTTAAGTCCCGGATAAATCGGGGACGAACGGAACTTGCAAGGCTGCTTTCACGTACCTATAGGCAGGTGACCTGA
- a CDS encoding zf-HC2 domain-containing protein, whose protein sequence is MYEESKSGMQCHDFEALLSEAIDGTLAAGEMQRFDAHRSTCPTCGPAFAEVKRGMQLLRSLTEVAPPPNFVHNVLAATVGRVEEAPAVRAGESLWERLRSRLREGRGPVLQPKFAMSFAMAFFSISLVLNLAGVKLGSLRHLDLSPNAIVRSAYEAQGRLAKYYQNIRFVYEIESRVQELKRATTPEESEAPAEKPKERKDHSANPDQKKYQNYSRELESVTMAELFETAPFADQFFARRNS, encoded by the coding sequence ATGTACGAGGAATCCAAATCCGGGATGCAATGCCACGACTTCGAGGCGCTGCTCAGCGAGGCGATTGACGGGACGCTGGCCGCCGGCGAGATGCAGCGGTTCGATGCTCACCGGAGCACTTGCCCGACTTGCGGCCCGGCTTTCGCCGAGGTGAAGCGGGGCATGCAGTTGCTGCGCAGCCTGACCGAAGTTGCGCCGCCGCCGAACTTCGTGCACAACGTGCTGGCAGCGACCGTCGGGCGGGTGGAAGAGGCGCCGGCAGTTCGCGCTGGGGAGAGCTTGTGGGAACGGTTGCGGTCACGCCTGCGGGAGGGACGCGGGCCGGTGCTGCAACCGAAGTTCGCCATGTCGTTCGCGATGGCGTTCTTCTCCATCTCGCTGGTGCTGAACCTGGCGGGAGTGAAGCTGGGCAGCCTGCGTCACCTCGACCTGAGCCCGAACGCGATCGTACGCAGCGCCTATGAAGCGCAGGGCAGGCTGGCAAAGTATTACCAGAACATCCGCTTCGTGTACGAGATCGAATCACGGGTACAGGAACTGAAGCGCGCAACGACGCCGGAAGAGAGCGAAGCGCCGGCGGAGAAACCGAAGGAGCGCAAGGACCACAGTGCGAATCCTGATCAGAAGAAGTATCAGAACTACAGCCGGGAGCTGGAATCGGTGACCATGGCGGAATTGTTCGAGACGGCCCCTTTCGCTGACCAGTTTTTCGCCAGGAGAAACTCATGA
- a CDS encoding B-box zinc finger protein codes for MNCNVHTDVPATSYCRTCGKAMCEKCSHNVRGVVYCEDCLATHMHGTMPPAPASSFVPGTTPVPVLVTSGPSPGLAGVLAGFFPFGVGAVYNGQYAKGLAHLLVFVALVVGASQGGDTGGAIFGLGIAFFYVYQIIDAVRSAHAIRAGQPAPDPFGLAKALGTGEHIDFNRVPVGAVVLIGLGVLFLLNTMGWFHAYWIHRLWPVILIIIGVWLFMKRFSPPGGAAGAM; via the coding sequence ATGAACTGCAATGTCCACACCGACGTCCCGGCGACCTCGTACTGCCGCACCTGCGGCAAGGCGATGTGCGAGAAGTGCTCGCACAATGTGCGCGGCGTCGTCTATTGCGAAGATTGCCTGGCCACGCATATGCACGGCACCATGCCGCCGGCGCCGGCCAGTAGCTTTGTCCCCGGCACCACGCCTGTGCCGGTGTTGGTTACCAGCGGTCCGAGCCCCGGTCTTGCTGGTGTGCTGGCCGGATTTTTCCCGTTCGGTGTGGGCGCTGTTTACAACGGCCAGTACGCGAAAGGGCTGGCGCACCTGCTGGTCTTCGTGGCGCTCGTGGTGGGCGCTTCGCAAGGCGGCGACACCGGCGGAGCGATTTTTGGGTTAGGAATTGCATTCTTCTACGTGTACCAGATCATTGACGCTGTCCGTTCCGCCCACGCCATCCGGGCAGGCCAGCCGGCGCCCGATCCATTCGGCCTCGCAAAAGCATTGGGTACCGGCGAGCACATCGATTTCAATCGCGTTCCCGTGGGCGCGGTGGTGCTGATCGGGCTCGGCGTTCTGTTTCTGCTGAACACAATGGGATGGTTCCACGCGTACTGGATCCACCGCCTGTGGCCCGTGATTTTGATCATCATTGGCGTGTGGTTGTTTATGAAGCGCTTCTCACCCCCGGGCGGGGCAGCGGGGGCGATGTAG
- a CDS encoding DUF5668 domain-containing protein, with amino-acid sequence MDENKYNSNPGYVVPAAATARCGCNRCRCRGLMAPAVLITLGVLFMMNEFGVAHFHSTWPILLIVIGLVKILGGNADMTGHVDVYAPPPPPVPAAPTQSSEPRQVDHV; translated from the coding sequence ATGGACGAAAACAAGTACAACAGCAATCCTGGATATGTGGTGCCGGCGGCCGCAACGGCGCGATGCGGGTGTAACCGCTGCCGCTGCCGCGGCTTGATGGCGCCCGCCGTTCTGATCACGCTGGGCGTGCTCTTCATGATGAATGAGTTCGGTGTGGCGCATTTCCACAGCACCTGGCCCATCCTGCTGATCGTGATCGGCCTGGTCAAGATCCTGGGCGGAAACGCGGACATGACGGGGCACGTGGACGTTTACGCGCCGCCACCGCCGCCAGTGCCCGCGGCGCCAACGCAATCTTCTGAACCGAGGCAGGTGGACCATGTCTAG
- a CDS encoding DUF4097 family beta strand repeat-containing protein, whose translation MSSPAPQLRYPRRRSLAGPVVLIAIGVIFLLGNMRYLSWASLHHYFARYWPALLILWGVIKLVEHMQDTRAGVPSRGIGAGGVLLIIFLVLFGMGFTATDRINWGNLRNQMEIDDDLGGMFGNSYNFSNTLEQPFTAGTDLRVVSDRGDVVVNTWAEPKIKVVVRKKVVADNEEQGKKVDSQTQPTFTTAGSVMTLSANTGGSGSSAVASDLEIYMPVKANVDVSTRRGDIRVAGRDGRVTTSSHGDVTVTDNAGNVSITLRRGNIRTSNIKGDVNVDGRADDVNISNVSGQAQFSGDFFGQMNLAKIAKGVNFHSSRTDMQLGRLDGELMMESGNLRANAVTGPMRVATRSKDIHLEDVSGSLKVDNTNGVVEYRAGKALGDVEINNQRGTVQVMLPRNAAFQLDARTNRGDIESDFPSIQVRSEHNQQYASGAVGGQGGPQIKLNNNNGDVQIRQSSGVPAPPTPPQPPSAPGLQRGALRDGNEDGQFVVYRGNRRAKINRGHFEFHNGEPRLVVEPLIKSSPGTM comes from the coding sequence ATGTCTAGTCCGGCACCGCAACTTCGTTATCCTCGCCGGCGCTCGCTGGCCGGGCCGGTGGTGCTGATCGCGATCGGGGTGATTTTCCTGCTCGGCAACATGCGTTACCTGAGCTGGGCCTCACTGCACCATTACTTCGCGCGCTACTGGCCCGCGCTGCTCATCCTGTGGGGCGTGATCAAGCTGGTGGAGCACATGCAGGATACCCGCGCGGGAGTGCCTTCGCGCGGCATTGGCGCCGGCGGCGTTCTCCTCATCATTTTCCTGGTTCTCTTTGGCATGGGATTCACCGCCACCGATCGCATCAATTGGGGCAACCTGCGCAACCAGATGGAAATCGACGACGACTTGGGAGGAATGTTCGGCAATTCCTACAACTTCAGCAACACGCTGGAACAGCCGTTCACCGCCGGGACGGACCTGCGCGTGGTTTCCGATCGCGGCGACGTGGTGGTGAATACCTGGGCCGAGCCCAAGATCAAGGTCGTGGTACGCAAGAAAGTTGTGGCCGACAACGAGGAACAGGGCAAGAAAGTGGACAGTCAGACCCAGCCGACATTTACCACCGCGGGCTCGGTCATGACACTCAGCGCCAATACCGGCGGTTCCGGCAGCAGCGCGGTCGCCAGCGACCTGGAGATTTATATGCCGGTGAAGGCCAATGTCGACGTTTCCACGCGGCGGGGCGACATCCGGGTTGCCGGTCGGGACGGCAGAGTCACCACCAGCTCGCATGGCGACGTCACCGTCACCGACAATGCCGGGAACGTCTCGATCACCTTGCGGCGCGGCAACATTCGCACCTCCAATATCAAGGGCGACGTCAACGTGGACGGGCGCGCTGACGACGTCAACATCAGCAACGTCAGCGGGCAGGCGCAGTTCAGCGGAGATTTTTTTGGGCAGATGAACCTGGCGAAGATCGCCAAGGGCGTCAATTTTCATTCTTCCCGCACCGACATGCAACTGGGGCGCCTGGACGGCGAGCTGATGATGGAATCGGGCAACCTGCGCGCCAACGCGGTCACTGGCCCGATGCGCGTTGCCACCAGGTCCAAGGACATTCACCTCGAGGACGTCTCCGGCAGCCTGAAGGTCGACAACACCAACGGCGTGGTCGAATATCGAGCTGGAAAAGCGCTGGGCGACGTCGAGATCAACAATCAGCGCGGCACGGTGCAGGTGATGCTGCCGCGTAACGCCGCGTTCCAACTGGACGCGCGCACCAACCGCGGTGACATCGAGAGCGATTTTCCGTCCATCCAGGTGAGGAGCGAGCACAACCAGCAGTACGCCAGCGGGGCGGTCGGCGGACAGGGCGGGCCGCAGATCAAGCTGAACAACAACAACGGCGACGTACAGATCCGGCAGTCTTCGGGGGTGCCGGCGCCGCCGACGCCGCCACAGCCGCCGAGTGCGCCCGGGTTGCAGCGCGGGGCGCTGAGGGATGGCAACGAAGACGGTCAGTTTGTGGTGTATCGCGGCAATCGCCGGGCGAAGATCAATCGCGGACACTTCGAATTCCATAACGGAGAGCCGCGGCTGGTGGTCGAACCGCTGATCAAGTCTTCGCCGGGAACCATGTAG
- a CDS encoding hemerythrin domain-containing protein: MLRDRNLIPLSHQHQHALALCVQIERALRSEKPDPRHWQQEIARLFESEIRYHFEAEEKVLFPFSGRAPSLCDLVDELRIEHGLLRQYAGEAAAGRLTVPELQIFAASLSAHVRKEERQLFEGLQEIYTPQDLARVGAELDSYFLNSGMPGATCALREMKPSDP, from the coding sequence ATGCTGCGCGACCGAAACCTCATCCCGCTCTCTCACCAGCATCAGCACGCGCTCGCGCTCTGCGTCCAGATCGAGCGCGCCCTGCGGTCGGAGAAGCCCGATCCGCGGCATTGGCAGCAAGAAATCGCGCGTCTGTTTGAATCCGAGATCCGCTATCACTTCGAAGCCGAGGAGAAGGTCCTGTTCCCGTTCAGCGGACGCGCACCGTCGCTATGCGACCTGGTGGATGAACTTCGCATTGAGCATGGTTTGCTGCGCCAGTATGCCGGCGAGGCTGCCGCCGGGCGCCTTACCGTCCCTGAGCTGCAGATATTTGCGGCCAGCCTCTCGGCGCACGTGCGCAAGGAGGAGCGGCAACTGTTCGAAGGATTACAGGAAATCTATACACCACAGGACCTGGCGCGGGTGGGGGCTGAGCTGGACTCCTACTTCCTCAACAGCGGCATGCCGGGAGCCACATGCGCGCTGCGAGAAATGAAACCTTCGGACCCGTAG